One segment of Halococcus hamelinensis 100A6 DNA contains the following:
- a CDS encoding sulfatase-like hydrolase/transferase → MTDTPNVLFLMTDEHSYRGLGHLNDDDDGRGEPVTTPTLDEMAASSAVFDQAYCQMPLCTPSRLSMLTGREVPGAGAWDNWSTLLPDRRTMPEAFSEAGYATSLVGKMHFGGNRQFCGFEDRPYGDLTGEVGHQPDPIRPIEENRGLGRPPFRTRTADAGVTEIPESQLQERTVLTESLSWVREQAHANSDQPWFLCASFSRPHFPLTVPKRFLDRYWPEGVTEPKVGREGDTMNHPVVEHLVEYLRIDDIPEEESQKARAAYLACIDFVDEVIGDFLSLMDQGGFLEDTIVVYASDHGELAGEHGLWWKSTWHEASARVPLMIQTPDHRSGEREAARLETPVGLVDLFPTLCGLCDIDTLGEIDGVDLSEAVREGTEPDHGPVVCDMLNERWGKGTQYRMVRDGHYKYIRFRGDFQDLLFDLKTDPLEQVNVALKPSGDDAVALGQLRTYVEETLDFEKVDKKRHTDQRRAAENHVLTADGHTDIDTSEFRSDLMKLNIPDTTDGNLYHLPDGRIVDGGLTIYKPKEIIENPADAYDDWPGNDIQPDDDI, encoded by the coding sequence ATGACTGATACACCGAACGTCCTATTCCTGATGACCGATGAGCATAGCTATCGCGGGCTCGGACATCTCAACGACGACGACGACGGCCGCGGCGAGCCGGTGACTACGCCGACTTTGGATGAGATGGCCGCCTCAAGTGCGGTATTTGACCAAGCATACTGTCAAATGCCGCTTTGTACTCCGTCACGACTATCGATGCTTACTGGGCGTGAGGTACCAGGTGCGGGTGCTTGGGATAATTGGAGTACGTTGCTGCCCGACAGACGAACGATGCCCGAGGCATTCAGCGAGGCCGGTTACGCAACATCGCTCGTCGGCAAGATGCACTTCGGTGGGAACCGTCAGTTCTGTGGCTTTGAGGACCGTCCCTACGGGGATCTGACGGGAGAGGTGGGCCACCAACCGGATCCGATCAGACCGATCGAAGAGAATCGTGGGCTTGGCAGGCCACCATTTAGAACGCGCACTGCCGATGCCGGTGTTACTGAGATTCCCGAGAGCCAGCTTCAGGAACGTACTGTTCTCACCGAGAGCCTCTCTTGGGTTCGGGAACAGGCGCACGCAAATTCAGACCAACCGTGGTTCCTCTGTGCATCGTTTTCGCGGCCTCATTTCCCACTGACGGTTCCGAAGCGGTTCCTAGATCGATACTGGCCCGAAGGCGTTACGGAACCAAAGGTAGGACGCGAGGGCGACACGATGAACCACCCAGTCGTCGAACATCTCGTAGAGTACTTACGAATAGACGACATCCCTGAGGAGGAGTCGCAAAAAGCTCGTGCGGCGTATCTCGCCTGCATCGACTTTGTCGACGAGGTGATCGGGGACTTCCTCTCACTCATGGACCAAGGTGGTTTCCTCGAAGATACGATCGTCGTATATGCGTCCGACCATGGTGAACTGGCCGGGGAGCACGGGCTTTGGTGGAAAAGTACTTGGCACGAAGCTTCGGCGCGAGTTCCTCTCATGATACAGACACCCGACCACCGATCCGGAGAACGGGAGGCTGCTCGGTTGGAGACGCCAGTCGGACTGGTGGATCTCTTCCCGACACTGTGTGGACTCTGCGACATCGACACATTGGGAGAGATAGATGGTGTCGATTTATCCGAAGCCGTTCGCGAGGGAACTGAACCGGACCACGGACCCGTCGTTTGCGATATGCTCAACGAGCGGTGGGGTAAGGGCACCCAGTATCGAATGGTCCGGGATGGGCACTACAAGTATATCAGGTTCAGGGGGGACTTTCAGGACCTCTTGTTCGATCTCAAGACGGATCCACTGGAGCAGGTAAACGTAGCGCTCAAGCCAAGCGGCGACGACGCGGTGGCACTCGGCCAACTCCGAACCTACGTTGAGGAGACGCTTGACTTCGAGAAAGTCGACAAGAAACGCCACACGGACCAGCGACGGGCCGCAGAGAACCACGTCCTCACTGCCGACGGCCACACTGATATCGACACCTCCGAGTTCCGATCCGATCTCATGAAATTAAATATTCCGGACACGACCGATGGCAACCTGTATCACCTCCCGGATGGTCGGATCGTAGATGGGGGACTGACGATCTACAAACCCAAGGAGATAATCGAGAACCCAGCGGATGCCTACGACGATTGGCCCGGTAACGACATCCAGCCGGATGATGATATCTGA
- a CDS encoding cytochrome P450: MATQNPELDMKLPSGLEPSQRRVDPFTWYETMRSTEPVRYDEERERWDVFRYDDVRRVLSDYETFSSAGLSDFDSFDVLGTVLVDENPPEHDRLRGVVDEFFQPGNLESLRSSVRSIVDEQLDRTLEDGPAIDAIGQLTAPVTVLTISRLLGIPREDWDTVKQWSDVMGGGGASESEDWKDAQRTFKEIREYIGTLLEERRGEDRDDVISAITSTEASENALSKEEQISFCIFLFLAGHSTTTHAAGSVLWTLAEENQYENLRDGKLDRELTFEESLRYRGPVQSLSGRHTTEEVELSGVTIPAGEQVTSWIGSANRDPEVFDDPEQFQPDRRANRHIAFGFGPHVCLGAPLARLEGDTILDAVTDRIQDIELAEESFDPEPMSWPLTYGLDSLPMRFYGM, translated from the coding sequence GTGGCAACGCAAAACCCCGAGCTCGATATGAAGCTCCCGAGCGGTCTCGAACCATCACAGCGGCGGGTGGACCCGTTCACCTGGTACGAGACGATGCGCAGCACTGAGCCCGTCCGATACGACGAGGAACGCGAGCGGTGGGACGTCTTCCGCTACGACGACGTCAGACGGGTGCTCTCGGACTACGAAACCTTCTCCTCGGCGGGGTTGTCGGATTTCGATTCGTTCGACGTTCTCGGAACGGTTCTCGTGGATGAGAACCCGCCGGAACACGACCGGCTTCGCGGCGTCGTCGACGAGTTCTTCCAGCCAGGAAACCTCGAATCGCTGCGTTCGTCGGTTCGCTCCATCGTCGATGAGCAACTCGACCGGACGCTCGAGGACGGCCCCGCTATCGATGCTATCGGACAACTTACGGCTCCGGTCACCGTTCTCACGATCTCCCGATTACTTGGCATACCACGTGAGGACTGGGATACGGTCAAGCAGTGGAGTGACGTCATGGGCGGTGGTGGTGCGTCGGAATCAGAGGACTGGAAGGATGCTCAACGAACATTCAAAGAGATACGCGAGTACATCGGCACGCTCCTCGAAGAGCGTCGAGGCGAAGACCGTGACGACGTGATTTCGGCGATCACGAGCACCGAAGCGTCCGAGAACGCCCTTTCGAAGGAGGAGCAGATCTCGTTTTGCATCTTCCTCTTCCTCGCCGGCCACTCGACCACGACTCATGCGGCCGGAAGCGTGCTCTGGACGCTCGCGGAGGAGAATCAGTACGAGAACTTGCGTGATGGCAAGCTCGACAGGGAATTGACGTTCGAGGAGTCGCTTCGCTACCGAGGACCCGTTCAGTCGCTCTCCGGTCGTCACACGACCGAAGAAGTGGAGCTGAGTGGTGTGACGATCCCAGCCGGCGAGCAGGTCACCTCGTGGATCGGGTCAGCCAATCGGGACCCGGAGGTGTTCGACGACCCGGAACAGTTCCAACCGGACCGACGGGCGAATCGCCACATTGCCTTCGGGTTCGGCCCGCACGTCTGTCTGGGGGCACCGCTCGCGAGACTGGAAGGTGACACCATCCTCGATGCCGTCACTGACCGGATTCAGGACATCGAACTCGCGGAGGAATCCTTCGATCCGGAACCCATGTCCTGGCCGCTCACCTACGGGCTCGATAGCCTTCCGATGCGGTTCTACGGGATGTAA
- a CDS encoding TetR/AcrR family transcriptional regulator, whose product MSHREGTEWRIRVAAIRALAKHGYADLSIKRIGEELGQSSSLLYHYFDDKDDLLLSTLDLVEEEFVDQRGRDEPSNPKEDLADLIDAFFDPFSVTTDDVTTADEIEFDVVLVYVYAELWAQATRDERYRAKITELETRFVDEITRTLERGIEEGQFRETPPTKTAEHIFALFLHELHTKTAVDRDEATEMTRTNLYDLTERELSVDLRNPE is encoded by the coding sequence ATGAGTCACAGGGAAGGGACCGAATGGCGAATCAGGGTCGCTGCGATCCGTGCGCTGGCCAAGCACGGGTATGCCGACCTGTCCATCAAACGGATCGGGGAGGAGCTGGGCCAGAGCTCGTCGCTCCTGTATCACTATTTCGACGACAAGGACGACCTGTTGCTCTCGACGCTCGATCTGGTCGAGGAGGAGTTCGTCGACCAACGAGGCCGTGATGAACCGTCCAATCCGAAAGAAGACCTGGCCGACCTGATCGATGCGTTCTTCGACCCGTTCTCGGTCACGACGGACGACGTTACCACGGCGGACGAGATCGAGTTCGACGTCGTTCTCGTCTACGTCTACGCGGAACTCTGGGCACAGGCGACCCGAGACGAGCGGTATCGAGCGAAGATCACCGAACTGGAAACCCGGTTCGTCGACGAGATCACACGGACGCTCGAAAGGGGAATCGAGGAGGGACAGTTCCGCGAGACGCCACCGACGAAGACCGCTGAACACATCTTCGCACTCTTTCTGCACGAACTCCACACGAAGACGGCCGTCGACCGCGACGAAGCAACCGAGATGACACGTACCAACCTGTATGATCTCACGGAGCGAGAGCTCTCGGTCGACCTGCGTAACCCCGAATAG
- a CDS encoding SDR family NAD(P)-dependent oxidoreductase, whose amino-acid sequence MQGISDKTAVVTGAGSGIGRASAERFAAEGANVVIADVVADTGRETVDIIEDAGGDAVFVEVDVSDPDSVEEMVDTAVETYGGLDFAHNNAGILTGFARVTDIEDGQWDRLLDINLKGIWNCMKAELPVMADEGGAAIVNTASEAGLVGMGGLASYSASKHGVVGLTKTVALEYASRGVRVNAIAPGPTETNIQANSGGGNTDPTEFEFDTSAMVDVPMGRGATADEMAGVVAFLCSDDASYITGHTLPVDGGQAAD is encoded by the coding sequence ATGCAAGGGATCAGCGACAAAACCGCGGTCGTCACGGGAGCCGGATCCGGTATCGGGCGGGCATCGGCCGAGCGTTTCGCTGCAGAGGGAGCAAACGTCGTGATCGCGGACGTCGTAGCGGATACCGGGCGGGAAACGGTCGACATCATCGAGGACGCTGGAGGGGATGCGGTCTTCGTCGAAGTGGACGTCAGTGACCCGGACTCCGTCGAGGAGATGGTCGACACCGCTGTCGAAACCTACGGCGGGCTCGATTTCGCCCACAACAACGCCGGGATACTGACCGGATTCGCGCGAGTGACCGATATCGAGGACGGCCAGTGGGACCGGTTGCTCGACATCAATCTCAAGGGGATCTGGAACTGCATGAAGGCCGAACTCCCGGTGATGGCAGACGAAGGCGGTGCAGCCATCGTCAACACCGCCTCCGAGGCGGGTCTCGTCGGGATGGGCGGTCTCGCGAGTTATTCGGCGAGCAAGCACGGCGTCGTCGGACTCACGAAGACGGTGGCCCTCGAGTACGCCAGTCGCGGAGTGCGTGTCAACGCGATCGCACCCGGTCCGACGGAGACAAACATTCAAGCCAACTCCGGAGGTGGGAACACCGATCCGACGGAGTTCGAGTTCGACACGTCGGCGATGGTCGACGTTCCGATGGGCCGTGGCGCGACTGCCGACGAGATGGCCGGTGTCGTGGCGTTCCTCTGCTCTGACGATGCGTCGTACATCACCGGCCACACGCTCCCCGTCGACGGCGGTCAGGCCGCTGATTGA
- a CDS encoding cytochrome P450, which yields MQSTDSVDSARQHPAALQSRDAHLAPFEWYAEMRSEAPVHYDEHRKTWDVFRYEDVDHVLRNYEQFSADRSDRGDDPSDDAGSDMTVLKTMISTDPPEHERLRGFVNERFQPGILRDYRPRLEELTDELIDGFEDTDRFDFVEEFAVPFPVTVIAELLGIPAERRDQFREWSNALIARPDDPSEEAVQRMRRQRETAQREMGQYFAKLLEERRAGEGDDLVTLAATADELNQQEKIGFCMILLLAGNITTTNLLTNAIWSFEEQGVMDAVQSGDIDRKRAIEEVLRYRSPIQEIQRVTTENVELSGHEIEAGEIVNVWVGAANRDPDVFDEPEAFRPERSPNQHLAFGKGIHYCLGAPLARLEADIALDRLLTRFDRLDGDLSELRPISSHYGLRSLPCRIA from the coding sequence GTGCAGTCCACAGATTCGGTCGACAGTGCCCGGCAGCATCCGGCCGCCCTCCAGAGCCGCGACGCCCATCTCGCACCCTTCGAGTGGTACGCCGAGATGCGGAGTGAGGCCCCCGTCCATTACGACGAACACCGCAAGACGTGGGACGTCTTCCGCTACGAGGACGTCGATCACGTTCTTCGCAACTACGAGCAGTTCTCGGCGGACCGCTCCGATAGGGGCGACGACCCCTCGGACGATGCTGGGAGTGATATGACCGTTCTCAAGACGATGATCAGTACGGACCCCCCGGAGCACGAGCGTCTGCGAGGGTTCGTCAACGAGCGTTTCCAACCCGGGATACTTCGCGACTATCGACCCCGGCTCGAAGAACTCACCGACGAGCTGATCGATGGATTCGAGGACACCGATCGATTCGATTTCGTCGAGGAGTTCGCCGTTCCGTTCCCGGTGACGGTCATCGCGGAACTGCTGGGTATCCCCGCCGAGCGTCGTGACCAGTTCAGGGAGTGGTCGAACGCGCTCATCGCCCGTCCAGACGACCCGAGCGAGGAAGCCGTTCAGCGCATGAGACGACAGCGCGAGACGGCGCAAAGGGAGATGGGTCAGTACTTCGCGAAGCTTCTCGAGGAACGACGAGCGGGAGAGGGGGACGACCTCGTCACACTGGCGGCGACGGCGGACGAACTGAACCAACAGGAGAAGATCGGCTTCTGTATGATCCTCCTCCTCGCGGGCAACATCACGACCACGAACCTCCTGACGAACGCCATCTGGTCTTTCGAGGAACAGGGCGTCATGGATGCCGTCCAGTCGGGTGATATCGACCGCAAGCGAGCCATCGAGGAGGTGCTTCGCTATCGCTCCCCGATCCAGGAGATACAGCGGGTGACGACCGAGAACGTCGAACTCAGTGGGCACGAGATCGAGGCCGGGGAGATCGTGAACGTCTGGGTTGGCGCTGCGAACCGTGACCCGGACGTCTTCGACGAACCGGAGGCGTTCCGTCCGGAGCGGAGTCCCAACCAACACCTCGCGTTCGGAAAGGGCATTCACTACTGTCTGGGCGCGCCGCTCGCACGTCTCGAAGCGGATATCGCGCTCGACCGTCTCCTCACGCGTTTCGACCGACTCGATGGGGACCTATCGGAACTACGACCGATATCCAGTCACTACGGTCTTCGCTCTCTTCCCTGTCGGATAGCGTAG
- a CDS encoding TetR/AcrR family transcriptional regulator, whose translation MSNAPKTEQRIREAAFRALAEHGYTDLTLVDIGDELGQNPSLIYHYFSSKDELLLSMLDVFVELFVGRRAEEPIDDPEADLRGFVSQLLHPDPTRVEEVMESPPADIETALSRVFVELWAHATWDDEFRAETTAIEARVHETIARILRVGIERGCFVSVDPELTADHVFFLLKQGLHTRATTDSGTATDRVERITDDIIDDISRRD comes from the coding sequence ATGAGCAACGCACCGAAAACCGAACAACGGATTCGGGAAGCCGCGTTCCGTGCGCTCGCCGAACACGGCTACACGGACCTCACGCTCGTGGACATCGGGGACGAACTCGGTCAGAACCCGTCGCTGATCTACCACTATTTCAGTAGCAAAGACGAGCTGTTGCTTTCGATGCTCGACGTCTTCGTCGAACTCTTCGTCGGACGGCGGGCGGAGGAGCCGATCGACGATCCGGAAGCGGACCTCCGGGGATTCGTATCGCAGCTCCTCCATCCGGACCCGACACGAGTGGAGGAAGTAATGGAATCGCCGCCGGCCGACATCGAGACGGCTCTCTCACGGGTGTTCGTCGAACTCTGGGCACACGCGACGTGGGACGACGAGTTCCGTGCGGAGACCACGGCCATCGAAGCACGCGTCCACGAGACGATCGCCCGAATCCTTCGTGTCGGCATCGAGCGTGGGTGTTTCGTCTCGGTAGACCCCGAGCTGACGGCCGACCACGTCTTCTTCCTCCTCAAGCAGGGCCTCCACACCCGTGCGACAACGGATTCGGGGACCGCAACCGACCGCGTCGAACGGATCACCGACGACATCATCGACGACATCTCCAGACGCGACTGA
- a CDS encoding helix-turn-helix domain-containing protein: MRELVFALEYEPGCNRVADTLAGHPGASIRSLSLHVTQDRLWRVDHATGTPDALADIEDAFLNGDYYADCLATEDCNATQTTQVLDRTAETLVLYSYWERTPLCASIPHIARDHLGDGLLFDTRHESRHYTWRIIHSGEGAVSDFFDELETAVGDCARMEMLRTAVASPSMGDTATGLDELPSEQQAAIQAAVEHGYYESPREIDVGELAEHLHVPRSTLTYRLRRAEEHLAKRHIAREQLPDEPSPTP, encoded by the coding sequence ATGCGCGAACTCGTCTTCGCCCTCGAATACGAACCCGGCTGCAATCGGGTAGCCGATACGCTGGCTGGCCACCCGGGGGCCTCGATCCGCTCGCTCTCGCTGCACGTCACTCAGGACCGACTCTGGCGCGTCGACCATGCGACGGGAACGCCCGATGCCCTCGCTGACATCGAAGACGCGTTTCTCAACGGCGACTACTACGCCGACTGTCTCGCCACCGAGGACTGCAACGCGACGCAGACCACACAGGTTCTCGACCGGACCGCTGAAACGCTCGTCCTCTATTCGTACTGGGAACGGACCCCGCTTTGTGCCTCGATTCCCCACATCGCTCGTGACCATCTCGGTGACGGGTTGCTGTTCGATACGCGCCACGAGAGCCGCCACTACACCTGGCGGATCATCCACTCCGGCGAAGGTGCCGTGAGCGACTTCTTCGACGAACTCGAAACAGCGGTCGGTGATTGCGCCCGGATGGAGATGCTTCGAACCGCGGTCGCCTCCCCATCGATGGGTGATACCGCCACCGGCCTCGACGAACTCCCATCCGAACAGCAGGCGGCGATTCAAGCCGCCGTCGAACACGGCTACTACGAGTCCCCTCGGGAAATCGACGTCGGTGAGCTGGCCGAGCATCTCCACGTACCCCGCTCGACGCTCACCTACCGACTCAGACGGGCCGAAGAACACCTCGCAAAGCGACACATCGCCCGCGAGCAGCTCCCGGACGAGCCATCGCCAACGCCCTGA
- a CDS encoding heavy metal translocating P-type ATPase gives MTERMDTGDQASSSEQGRQLSVRLAVPEMDCPSCARKVDKSLHRVDGVVETTLQPTTGTATVTYDPNRTTEVDVIAAIEGAGYEVVGDENDPNESSGGETNIAPPSEIWTSSRAIKTWIGAGFLVFGLLFEFVLAGQNLEMATLLSSSFSLSDGLFLVAVAVSGYPVVRDGYYSARNLSLDIDLLMGTAIIAATGIGYFVEAATLAVLFSIAELLEDYAMDRARNSLRELMELSPDEATVRRDGDEVTVPTDDVAVGETVIVRPGEKVPLDGTVLEGESAVDESPITGESVPVDKSEGADVYAGSITAEGYLEVEVTSTAGDSTLSRIIEMVQVAQENRTDQEQFVDRFSGYYTPLVVVLALLTATVPPLALGWPWETWFVRGLTLLVIACPCAFVISTPVSVVSGITSAAKNGVLIKGGNHLETMGAVDAVALDKTGTLTKGELTVTDIVPLGDHTEMDVLRYGAGLERRSEHPIAEAILARTDEAELTGLPTPSEFESLTGKGIRAEIDGETYYAGKPALFEELGFDLSRTRGVTDGGTISDGVSRRGPSEREVFDADVFAELQDEGRTVVLVGTGAELVGAIAIADEVRPTSQRAVERLHERGVDHVVMLTGDNEETARAIAEQVGVDEYRAGLLPDEKVDAIEELQAAHGDVAMVGDGINDAPALATADVGIAMGAAGTDTALETADIALMGDDIGKLPYLYRLSRTANEVIRQNIWMSLGVKALLAVGVPLGYVSVALAVVVGDMGMSLGVTGNAMRLSRLKPNDD, from the coding sequence ATGACCGAACGTATGGACACCGGGGATCAAGCAAGCAGTTCCGAGCAGGGGCGACAGCTATCTGTTCGTCTCGCCGTTCCGGAGATGGACTGTCCATCCTGTGCACGAAAAGTCGACAAGAGCCTCCACCGTGTCGACGGGGTTGTTGAAACGACGCTCCAGCCGACGACCGGGACAGCTACCGTCACCTACGACCCAAACCGTACCACCGAGGTTGACGTGATTGCAGCTATCGAAGGAGCGGGCTACGAGGTAGTCGGCGACGAAAACGACCCCAACGAGAGCTCAGGAGGTGAGACGAATATCGCACCGCCGTCGGAGATCTGGACGAGTTCCCGCGCGATCAAGACGTGGATCGGTGCGGGATTCCTCGTGTTCGGTCTTCTCTTCGAATTCGTTCTCGCCGGGCAGAACCTAGAGATGGCGACCCTTCTCAGTTCATCGTTCAGCCTTTCGGATGGACTCTTTCTCGTCGCGGTCGCTGTCAGCGGCTATCCGGTCGTTCGTGATGGATACTACTCGGCGCGAAACCTGAGTCTCGATATCGACTTGCTGATGGGGACGGCGATCATCGCGGCTACCGGTATCGGCTACTTCGTCGAGGCGGCGACGCTTGCGGTTCTCTTCAGTATCGCGGAACTCCTCGAGGATTACGCGATGGACCGGGCACGGAACTCGCTTCGTGAACTGATGGAGCTTTCCCCGGACGAGGCCACGGTTCGCCGGGACGGCGACGAGGTGACCGTACCGACCGACGACGTGGCGGTGGGAGAAACGGTCATCGTCCGCCCCGGCGAGAAGGTCCCGCTCGATGGAACGGTCCTCGAGGGCGAGAGCGCGGTCGATGAGTCACCGATCACCGGGGAGAGCGTCCCCGTCGATAAGTCCGAAGGTGCGGATGTATATGCTGGGAGTATCACCGCGGAGGGGTATCTCGAAGTGGAAGTCACCTCGACGGCGGGCGATTCGACGCTCTCACGCATCATCGAGATGGTACAGGTGGCCCAGGAGAACAGAACCGACCAAGAGCAGTTCGTCGACCGGTTTTCGGGATACTATACGCCCTTGGTCGTCGTCCTGGCGCTCCTCACAGCAACAGTACCACCACTCGCACTCGGATGGCCCTGGGAGACGTGGTTCGTCCGTGGGTTGACCCTGCTCGTCATCGCATGTCCGTGTGCGTTCGTCATCTCGACACCTGTTTCGGTCGTCTCCGGGATCACGAGCGCTGCGAAGAACGGCGTACTGATCAAGGGCGGCAATCACCTCGAAACGATGGGTGCAGTCGACGCCGTCGCGCTGGACAAGACGGGAACGCTCACCAAGGGTGAACTCACGGTCACCGACATCGTTCCACTGGGAGACCACACCGAGATGGACGTTCTCCGATACGGTGCAGGCTTGGAACGGCGAAGCGAACACCCCATCGCCGAGGCGATCCTCGCTCGGACGGACGAAGCTGAACTCACCGGCCTCCCTACGCCATCTGAGTTCGAGAGTTTGACTGGAAAAGGGATTCGAGCCGAAATCGATGGCGAAACGTACTACGCAGGCAAGCCGGCGCTGTTCGAGGAACTCGGTTTCGACCTCTCCCGAACTCGCGGCGTGACCGACGGGGGAACCATCTCGGATGGTGTTTCTCGAAGGGGTCCGTCGGAGCGGGAAGTGTTCGATGCGGACGTGTTCGCCGAACTCCAAGACGAGGGACGAACAGTGGTTCTCGTTGGCACGGGAGCCGAGTTGGTCGGGGCGATCGCGATCGCTGACGAAGTCCGTCCGACCTCGCAGCGTGCGGTCGAGCGCCTGCACGAACGTGGCGTCGACCACGTCGTGATGCTCACCGGCGACAACGAAGAGACAGCGCGGGCTATCGCCGAGCAGGTCGGTGTCGACGAGTACCGTGCGGGACTGCTCCCGGACGAGAAGGTGGACGCTATCGAGGAGCTGCAGGCGGCACATGGCGACGTCGCGATGGTCGGCGACGGCATCAACGACGCACCCGCACTCGCCACCGCCGACGTCGGGATCGCGATGGGCGCAGCAGGGACGGACACGGCACTCGAAACCGCCGATATCGCTCTGATGGGGGATGACATCGGGAAACTCCCGTATCTCTACAGGCTCTCACGGACGGCGAACGAAGTGATCCGCCAGAACATCTGGATGAGTCTCGGTGTGAAGGCACTGCTGGCCGTCGGCGTCCCGCTGGGATACGTGAGTGTTGCACTCGCAGTCGTGGTCGGCGATATGGGGATGAGCCTCGGGGTAACGGGCAACGCGATGCGACTCTCACGCCTGAAACCAAACGACGACTGA
- a CDS encoding TrkH family potassium uptake protein, protein MNTGRTRSVRDRVPRTYVDYRSSLSFTGSVIKYLALTPLFPAVCALYYSEDILPFLVTTVVMGGVGIGLERLKRDPELGHREGFLLVSLTWLVVPVLGTLPYLVAGEGTVAYPVNALFESMSGFTTTGSTLLGEISFAEHSHSILLWRQLTQWLGGMGILVLMVALLPQLSVGGAQIMSHESPGPTIQKLRPHIQDTARALWKIYFAFTLAAIGVYYGLHLIGVAPNMGLYNAISHALTTLPTGGFSPEARSIEAFSPAIQWAVIVFMVVAGTNFTLFWYVLQNKPRKLTHNSEFRSYLFAMGIVGALLTVLLFAGVGLSRIPTHIPPLVGDVEHATRQALFQTVAVVTTTGYASMDFNTWHESSQVVLLFAMFLGGSAGSAAGSIKIVRWNLVWNAATSELYTTVHPDTVHPIRNSGGPVDEDTLRSVFVFIFIFIGIFGVSTVLLYFDSLRIGLDLTGLEAISATIATLGNVGPGVGIVGPMNGFLPFSPMSKLYMVFLMWIGRLEILSVLVIFTPSFWER, encoded by the coding sequence ATGAATACGGGCCGAACGCGTTCGGTACGGGACCGAGTACCAAGAACCTACGTCGATTACCGTAGTAGTCTCAGTTTCACCGGTTCGGTGATAAAGTACCTCGCTCTGACACCGCTGTTCCCCGCTGTTTGCGCCCTCTATTACAGTGAGGACATCCTCCCGTTTCTGGTGACGACCGTCGTGATGGGCGGCGTCGGGATCGGTCTCGAACGACTGAAGCGAGACCCCGAACTCGGTCACCGAGAAGGGTTCCTCCTGGTGAGTCTCACGTGGCTGGTGGTCCCGGTCCTCGGAACGCTCCCGTATCTGGTGGCGGGTGAAGGGACGGTCGCCTATCCAGTGAACGCGCTCTTCGAGAGCATGAGTGGGTTCACTACGACGGGGTCCACCCTACTGGGGGAGATATCCTTCGCGGAGCACTCGCATTCGATACTACTCTGGCGACAGCTCACGCAGTGGCTCGGCGGGATGGGTATCCTGGTTCTCATGGTTGCACTCTTGCCACAGTTATCGGTTGGTGGTGCGCAGATCATGAGCCACGAATCGCCCGGCCCCACCATCCAAAAGCTCAGACCACATATACAGGACACCGCCCGAGCCCTCTGGAAGATCTACTTCGCCTTTACACTCGCCGCGATCGGTGTCTACTACGGCCTCCATCTGATCGGAGTCGCACCGAACATGGGCCTCTACAACGCCATTTCGCACGCACTGACCACGTTGCCAACCGGCGGGTTCTCACCGGAAGCGAGAAGTATCGAAGCGTTCAGTCCCGCGATTCAGTGGGCGGTTATCGTGTTCATGGTCGTAGCGGGAACGAACTTCACGCTCTTCTGGTACGTGCTCCAGAACAAACCCCGAAAGCTGACCCACAACTCCGAATTTCGCTCGTATTTGTTCGCCATGGGGATCGTTGGTGCACTCCTCACAGTCCTCTTGTTCGCTGGCGTAGGGCTCTCGCGGATTCCAACCCATATCCCCCCGTTAGTGGGCGACGTCGAACACGCAACTCGGCAAGCGCTCTTCCAAACGGTTGCGGTCGTGACCACGACCGGCTACGCCAGCATGGACTTCAATACGTGGCACGAATCCTCGCAGGTAGTCCTTCTTTTCGCGATGTTTCTCGGGGGGTCGGCGGGTTCGGCAGCAGGCTCGATCAAGATCGTTCGGTGGAACCTGGTTTGGAACGCAGCTACCAGCGAACTATACACGACAGTGCATCCCGACACCGTCCACCCGATCCGGAATTCGGGTGGACCAGTCGACGAGGATACCCTCCGGAGCGTCTTCGTCTTCATCTTCATCTTTATCGGGATATTCGGCGTTTCGACGGTCCTCCTCTACTTCGATAGCCTTCGGATCGGCCTCGACCTCACCGGGCTCGAAGCGATCAGCGCGACGATCGCCACGCTTGGGAACGTCGGCCCAGGGGTCGGCATCGTGGGCCCGATGAACGGCTTTCTGCCCTTCTCACCGATGTCGAAGCTCTATATGGTCTTCTTGATGTGGATCGGACGCCTCGAAATCCTCTCGGTGCTGGTGATCTTCACGCCTTCGTTCTGGGAGCGGTAG